From a region of the Apis mellifera strain DH4 linkage group LG2, Amel_HAv3.1, whole genome shotgun sequence genome:
- the LOC725376 gene encoding uncharacterized protein LOC725376 isoform X3 yields MGTKMKFQKSLPPLVEGKIHGYLKLVIDEIIWLKRSFSEIKIFLTWWGETNRTEFRSIDVTKDVIKSQQETTEIYAIRTNINLFEEYIKNCEPIEVIIINKETNKIIGTSQITDLLQILKYKSYFKYIPIITNYGTKIGEIHISMKLKYMTKSFNMQLKTHKYEKKQADHNILISTNSFKNQDNIMTNECNKKEITEENNTYKSILKLRRTEFQEPINKLKNDITDKIIAQIVTKAQQLRGALYKKTYDEDELIFNNNSINELSLNELQTNISIDDEVKLHECFLNKDMMLSNESKTHTSTSLNSSLIDLTSNSLKTSKYDNKSTINGISSTRMNSLMKDTFSNKKLYINSKDTELFDFITYIQINIESFTLSPAGYRRVKSSSISHKDDVFLSATYFVQYDIIFDHIDEFEKKNKTVRISSKKQANQDGATTDSSSIVKNVSQSITEIIDDKKMDTKNYKNTDPDKVLLHGLIYVFEGLDLSELNTYLICRAFWKEDKTKSQICNNTKNPSYQFCQLIPLIYDNDLLERIKDNYIIIEVYSRNNNIDNLLGLTKLSVHQLYVAYRDPRVLSYLILSKYPVISVDGWVPIIDPVSGQSCGQLLALVALGTAEQIALLKMSRNLQSFGISQIMNLNKFFDFKKQTQDMQHSIYKTQLNKEEILENNSQIYTTNTIEKELYFPNSESRECQTDISIIKELKFNGKLQKNISNSEYSILHTVDYLTRVSSVNKNNIDQATQTDIDLKEKKPANKERIYSNEMNSNNSFDDSDNSSIKHNFYLPTEIYRSVGVGAEYNEEINQQPNSNHSNTTFELSTIIQTENESTNSTYSQTMFRAIVEIECALHLPKIEKIDGTIDPSTYVSFQVNQSNHASHLNSYMITNVFPYSCNPKWNWKCDTQLPTELLLYDKKRLILKIWRILDTDISMQINLENDVVLGFSAIDLSILKNGFPTVSGWFHIMDFTGKCNGQIKVCITPLDNLSLFGKSITRLPTYSMTQLNKIPLYAHEMHSHDIERNNTNYTLSTVVQKEEKLLHNENQSNDSNIHIDFEDVSMSFLSLSLKQKLTELDEITKRLKSRLHDITSTAFEDDLENEFELNELTSNNRNNDHKIIEPVVPIAAMDYNNKICLNRNTKENENENISNDDTTKFNIQNFLSKTYISCDNSVSCEIIKHNSSKILNSYDKRNLLNDNSETQQQNEHLMQNIKTLDDTFIDYPKQGTKAHINYLLDKLSSQFPTQSYLTKVMPMEKDITNVLTNLPNNSCLQDTNQELKIFTSHTKMDNIQNSITNSMSKEVDIYDQDSQIANKMSTVIREELIAEENSNTSKCDELTTYLITSNIRHMDLNNICNLPLYQHLMPDLYYPHISLEEETIKQLDNRYSKEFDTSKNNKLNKIHDLRGTNISIENTNHFRTTPSGISENIISDFIGFHDTNYNDQLANNSTESTTTISIANSIVKSIDSEIVENGDSISFETSDLVLPRQAPDGGNPIEDNKKSLITQENEILHS; encoded by the exons atgggtacgaaaatgaaatttcaaaaatctttacCACCATTAGTCGAAGGCAAAATTCATGGTTATTTAAAACTTGTTATAGATGAAATTATATGGTTAAAAAGAAGTTTTAgtgaaatcaaaatatttttaacttggtGGGGAGAAACTAATAGAACTGAATTTAG atcAATAGATGTTACAAAAGATGTTATAAAATCACAACAGGAAACAACTGAAATTTATGCTATTCgtacaaatataaatctttttgaagaatatattaagaattgcGAACCTAtagaagtaataattattaataaagaaaccaataaaattattggaacTTCACAAATCAcagatttattacaaattcttaaatataaatcatattttaaatatataccaaTAATAACTAATTATGGAACTAAAATAGGagaaattcatatttctatgaaattaaaatatatgacaaaatcttttaatatgcAATTAAAGAcacataaatatgaaaaaaaacaagctgatcataatattttaatctcaactaatagttttaaaaatcaagataatataatgactaatgaatgcaataaaaaagaaataacagaagaaaataatacttataaatctattttaaaattgagaagAACAGAATTTCAAGAacctattaataaattgaaaaatgatataacagataaaattattgctcAGATTGTTACAAAAGCTCAACAACTCAGAGGagctttatataaaaaaacttatgaTGAAGatgagttaatttttaataataattcgataaatgaattatcattGAATGAATTACAAACTAATATTTCTATAGATGATGAAGTAAAATTACATGAATGCTTTCTGAATAAAGATATGATGTTATCTAATGAAAGCAAAACACATACATCAACATCTTTAAATTCAAGTTTGATAGATCTTACATCTAATAGTTTAAAAACCtctaaatatgataataaaagtaCAATAAATGGTATATCTTCTACAAGAATGAATTCTTTAATGAAAGacacattttcaaataaaaaattgtatattaattcaaaag atactgaactttttgattttattacttatattcaaattaatatagaatcatTTACTTTAAGTCCTGCAGGTTATAGACGTGTAAAATCTTCTTCAATATCAC ataaagatGATGTCTTTTTATCTGCAACATATTTTGttcaatatgatataatatttgatcatattgatgaatttgaaaaaaaaaacaagactGTGAGAATTTCTTCCAAAAAACAAGCAAATCAAG ATGGAGCTACTACAGATAGTTCTTCAATTGTAAAGAATGTATCACAATCTATAACAGAAATaatagatgataaaaaaatggatacaaaaaattataaaaatacagatCCAGACAAG gTTTTACTTCATggtttaatatatgtatttgaagGATTAGATTTGTCAGagttaaatacatatttaatatgtagAGCATTTTGGAAAGAAGATAAAACTAAAAGTCAAATCTGTAACAATACCAAAAATCCATCATACCAATTTTGtcaa ttAATTCCtcttatttatgataatgatttattggaacgtattaaagataattatataattattgaagtttattctagaaataataatattgataatttattaggaTTGACAAAATTATCTGTACATCAGTTATATGTTGCATATAGAGATCCACGAGTATTatcttatttgatattatctaaa taTCCAGTAATAAGTGTAGATGGATGGGTCCCAATTATAGATCCTGTTTCTGGTCAATCTTGTGGTCAATTACTTGCATTGGTAGCTCTTGGAACTGCTGAAcaaattgcattattaaaaatgtcaaGAAATTTGCAATCTTTTGGAATATctcaaataatgaatttaaataaattttttgattttaaaaaacaaacacAAGATATGCAACATAGCATATATAAAacacaattaaataaagaggaaattttagaaaataattctcaaatatatactactaatacaattgaaaaagaattatattttccaaattcggAAAGTCGAGAATGTCAGACAGATATCTccattattaaagaattaaaatttaatggaaaattacaaaaaaatatttcaaattcagaATATTCGATTTTACATACGGTTGATTATTTAACGCGAGTTTCAAgtgttaacaaaaataatatagaccAAGCGACACAAACTGACAtagatttgaaagaaaaaaaaccagCAAATAAAGAACGAATATAttcgaatgaaatgaattcTAATAATAGTTTTGATGATAGTGATAATAGTAGTATTAAGCACAACTTTTATTTACCaacagaaatatatagaagTGTTGGAGTTGGTGCTGAATACAATGAAGAAATCAATCAACAACCAAATAGTAATCACAGTAATACAACATTTGAGTTATCAACTATAATTCAAACAGAAAACGAATCAACAAATTCCACATATAGTCAAACAATGTTTAGAGCTATTGTGGAAATTGAATGTGCATTACATTTaccaaaaatagaaaaaattgatggaaCTATTGATCCTAGTACATATGTATCCTTTCAGGTCAATCAATCTAATCATGCAAGCCATTTAAACTCATATATGATTACTAATGTTTTCCCATATAGTTGTAATCCGAAATGGAATTGGAAATGTGATACACAATTACCAAcagaattacttttatat gataaaaagagattaattttaaaaatttggcgGATATTAGATACAGATATTagtatgcaaataaatttagaaaatgatgTTGTTCTCGGATTTTCTGCTATTgatctttctattttaaaaaatggttTTCCAACAGTGTCTGGTTGGTTTCATATAATGGATTTTACTGGAAAATGCAATGGacaaattaaa gtaTGTATAACACCAttagataatttatcattatttggaAAGTCAATAACTCGATTACCAACATATTCCATGACacaattaaataagattcCATTATATGCTCATGAAATGCATTCACATGATATTGAACGAAATAATACCAATTATACTTTATCAACAGTTGtacaaaaagaagagaaattattacataatgaaaatcaatcaaatgACTCGAATATTCATATTGATTTTGAAGATGTATCTATGTCATTTTTATCCTTATCCTTGAA acaaAAATTAACTGAATTAGATGAAATTACAAAACGTCTAAAGTCACGATTACATGATATCACAAGTACAGCTTTCGAAGATGACTtggaaaatgaatttgaattaaatgaattaaccagcaataatagaaataacgatcataaaattatcgaaccaGTAGTACCTATTGCTGCAatggattataataataaaatatgtttaaatagaaatactaaagaaaatgaaaatgaaaatatatcaaatgatgatacaacaaaatttaacattcaaaatttcttatcaAAAACTTATATCAGTTGTGATAATTCAGTTAGTtgcgaaataataaaacataattcttctaaaatattgaattcttacgataaacgaaatttattaaatgataattctgAAACACAACAGCAAAATGAacatttaatgcaaaatattaaaacattagatGATACTTTTATTGACTATCCAAAACAAGGAACTAAAGCACATATAAACTATTTACTTGATAAACTCTCTTCACAATTTCCTACACAATCTTATTTGACTAAAGTTATGCCAATGGAGAAAGATATTACTAatgtattaacaaatttacCAAATAATAGTTGTTTACAAGATACTAATCAagaacttaaaatatttacatcacatacaaaaatggataatatacaaaattcaataacAAATTCTATGTCCAAAGAAGTTGATATATATGATCAAGATTCACAAATTGCTAATAAAATGTCAACAGTAATTCGTGAAGAACTAATTGCTGAAGAAAATAGTAATACATCCAAATGCGACGAATTAACAACATATCTTATAACTTCAAATATTCGTCAtatggatttaaataatatttgtaatttaccTTTATATCAACATTTAATGCCTGATTTGTATTACCCACATATATcattagaagaagaaactatTAAACAATTAGATAATCGATATAGCAAAGAATTTGATAcatcaaaaaataacaaattaaacaaaatacatGATTTAAGGGGAACTAATATATCTATAGAAAATACTAATCATTTTAGAACAACACCATCTGGAATAtcggaaaatattattagtgaTTTCATTGGTTTTCATGATACAAATTACAATGATCAATTGGCAAATAATAGTACAGAATCGACTACAACCATATCGATTGCAAATTCAATAGTAAAATCAATTGATTCAGAAATAGTTGAAAATGGTGATTCTATATCTTTTGAAACATCTGATTTAGTACTTCCAAGACAAGCTCCTGATGGTGGTAATCCtatagaagataataaaaaatcattaattacacaagaaaatgaaattcttcattcataa